The Podospora pseudopauciseta strain CBS 411.78 chromosome 2 map unlocalized CBS411.78m_2, whole genome shotgun sequence genome has a window encoding:
- a CDS encoding uncharacterized protein (EggNog:ENOG503NWDQ; COG:Q), with translation MSIVGSTSLKWGQVSRKHPRYAGICMLTVLPTSGCSMIAHRALRLEMPMDIRQLNHPSHQSSFSLVSTLLDSMTLLISFKQHFTYQLLDYLTIQSTILLLLLGISTYQVVHFLRARNRPLLPTSPPGEFLLGHYRLVPEDAAFKKYAEWSKEYNSDVLFFKTFGTKWIVLNSLESATELLEKRGSNYADRPRFVMFEE, from the exons ATGTCTATTGTTGGTAGCACATCCCTGAAATGGGGACAAGTATCCCGCAAACACCCGCGATATGCGGGCATTTGCATGCTCACCGTGTTGCCAACAAGTGGCTGTTCTATGATAGCTCATAGAGCCCTCCGACTTGAAATGCCTATGGATATCCGACAATTAAACCACCCTTCTCACCAgtcttccttttcccttGTATCCACCTTGCTTGACAG TATGACGCTACTGATATCTTTCAAACAACACTTCACGTACCAGCTCTTAGACTACCTAACCATACAGAGCACCATCCTTCTTCTACTTCTCGGCATATCAACCTACCAAGTTGTACACTTTCTGCGAGCAAGAAACAGACCACTACTCCCAACCAGTCCGCCTGGTGAGTTTCTTCTTGGACACTACCGGCTAGTCCCTGAAGATGCCGCTTTCAAAAAGTATGCAGAATGGTCAAAAGAGTATA ACAGCGATGTGCTCTTTTTCAAGACCTTTGGGACGAAGTGGATAGTATTGAACAGCTTGGAATCGGCAACAGAGCTGCTTGAGAAGAGAGGATCAAATTATGCGGATCGTCCGCGATTTGTGATGTTTGAGGAGTAA
- a CDS encoding uncharacterized protein (EggNog:ENOG503NWDQ; COG:Q): protein MEPTHRMGWSPTLTWLRWGPKYHLHRKVLQPPFAKSKVGQYQDYQLREALICCKSMLDDPENWVIAVRRFAVAIVLKISYGLNVDSPDSQWIKLAEESAEAIGKSGPPASSIMDRFPLTRYLPTWLPFMERLRYARTWRHAIEDITRLPFEAAMSSPTSPTKSFVHHRMAIHNSNLERSIPNDFTIEDIKGAAATIVIAGNDTTAATLMLLVLYLLKNPHVQSLAHSEISSLPHNLPTFSSLPSLPFTHLLLQETYRLNPLSPLGIPHSSLHPDTYKGMYIPPNTIIYQNIWAMNHNPSIYSDPDDFIPERYLPVDQGGRGEPLPQGNFGFGRRVCIGRHLAENSLMIVLATILATMEIGEPETGEVGEEWSFRGQAIVMPFRASFRPRSDKMKELLDEAVKKLDEEEGEDC, encoded by the exons ATGGAGCCAACACACAGAATGGGCTGGTCCCCAACTCTCACATGGCTTCGCTGGGGGCCAAAATACCATCTTCACCGCAAAGTCTTACAGCCCCCTTTTGCCAAGTCCAAAGTAGGGCAGTATCAAGACTATCAGCTACGAGAGGCGCTGATATGCTGCAAAAGCATGCTCGACGACCCGGAAAACTGGGTTATAGCCGTTAGACGGTTCGCAGTGGCCATCGTTTTGAAGATATCCTACGGGCTCAACGTCGATAGCCCGGACAGCCAGTGGATTAAACTGGCGGAAGAGTCAGCCGAAGCGATAGGTAAATCAGGGCCGCCGGCAAGTTCGATCATGGATCGATTTCCTCTCA CAAGATACCTACCAACATGGCTACCCTTCATGGAACGCCTCCGCTACGCCCGAACCTGGCGCCACGCAATAGAAGACATCACCCGCCTCCCCTTCGAAGCAGCCATGTCCtcgcccacctccccaaccaaaaGCTTTGTCCACCACCGCATGGCCATCCACAACTCCAATCTCGAACGGTCTATCCCAAACGACTTCACCATCGAAGACATCAAAGGCGCCGCCGCAACCATAGTCATAGCAGGCAACGACACG ACCGCCGCCACATTGATGCTCCTGGTATTATACCTCCTCAAAAACCCTCACGTCCAATCCCTCGCCCATTCCGaaatctcctccctcccccataATCTCCCCActttctcctccctcccctccctccccttcacccacCTCCTACTCCAAGAAACCTACCGCCtaaaccccctctcccccctcggAATAccccactcctccctccacccgGACACCTACAAAGGAATGTACATCCCACCCAACACAATCATCTACCAAAACATTTGGGCCATgaaccacaacccctccatctACTCCGACCCCGACGACTTCATTCCCGAACGGTACCTCCCCGTTGAccaaggcggccgaggtgAGCCCCTGCCACAGGGAAATTTCggttttgggaggagggtctGTATAGGACGGCATCTGGCGGAGAATAGTCTGATGATTGTTTTGGCCACGATACTCGCGACGATGGAGATTGGCGAGCCGGAaacgggggaggtgggtgaggagtGGAGTTTTAGGGGGCAGGC GATTGTAATGCCGTTTAGGGCTTCGTTTAGGCCGAGGTCGGACAAGATGAAAGAGTTGTTGGATGAGGCTGTTAAAAAGttggatgaagaggagggggaagattGTTAG